AAGCACGACCAAGAGCAAGTATAATTGAACCAATAATTCCACTTTTTGAATAAGGGAATATTATATCTTTTATAACTTCAAATTTTGTTGCACCTAAAGCATAAGCAGACTCTTTTAAAACATCAGGTGTCGTTCTCATACTATCTCTTGTAATTGCCGCCATAAAAGGAAGTATCATAACACCAAGAACAAGTCCTGCTGTTAAAAGTGATACTTGATATCCACCTACAATACCTTGAACAATCGGTGCGAAATAAAATAGACCCCACATACCAAAAATAATACTTGGAATTGCAGCTAAAAGTTCTATTGCTATACCTACCATATTAGAGATATTTTTTGGAGCAATTTCTGCTAGAAAAACTGCTATTCCCATAGCAATTGGAAGAGCAAAAACCATTGCAATCAAAGTTGAAAGAATAGTACCAACAATAGGAATCAATCCACCATAAATAGTTTTAGTCAATGAATCGGAATCATCAAATAAAATATCATCAAATGCATCATCTGATTCTTCTTCAACCGCTGCAGTTGATTTTTTTGTAGACTCATTTGTTTTAAATTTTGATTCTGGTTCTTCTACAGTAACATATTTTTCCCAAGAAGAATCAGTAATAAAGCCCCATCCATATTCATTCATCGCAGGTTTTGCTGAATTAAATAGACTAACAAATATTCCAATAAGAACTACTAGTACAAAACTTGCACTAATAAAAGAGAGATTTTTAAAAATTTTTTCCATTTACAACCAATACTTATAAATTCTAAAAAATGCATAAAATACACTTTTGAAAACTTATATTTTAAAGATAAGGTAAAAA
The nucleotide sequence above comes from Arcobacter sp. F2176. Encoded proteins:
- the pstC gene encoding phosphate ABC transporter permease subunit PstC; the encoded protein is MEKIFKNLSFISASFVLVVLIGIFVSLFNSAKPAMNEYGWGFITDSSWEKYVTVEEPESKFKTNESTKKSTAAVEEESDDAFDDILFDDSDSLTKTIYGGLIPIVGTILSTLIAMVFALPIAMGIAVFLAEIAPKNISNMVGIAIELLAAIPSIIFGMWGLFYFAPIVQGIVGGYQVSLLTAGLVLGVMILPFMAAITRDSMRTTPDVLKESAYALGATKFEVIKDIIFPYSKSGIIGSIILALGRALGETMAVAFLIGSVFSMPTKLTDPTVSIPVAMANNFGEATGLTMSSLFYLAFLLFVISFTVISIAKIYFLRKVN